The following coding sequences lie in one Manis pentadactyla isolate mManPen7 chromosome Y, mManPen7.hap1, whole genome shotgun sequence genomic window:
- the LOC130682160 gene encoding cullin-4A-like, with protein MIMIRNIFLFLDRTYVFRNPELHSIWDMGIQLFKSHIMCDQNIQSKTIHGTLLLIEKERNGEAVDRCLIQRLLNMLSDLERPDLKKQKHP; from the exons ATG ATCATGATCAGGAACATTTTTCTGTTCCTAGATAGAACTTATGTTTTTCGGAATCCAGAGTTACATTCTATTTG GGACATGGGGATCCAATTATTTAAATcacacataatgtgtgatcaGAACATTCAGAGCAAGACTATACACGGGACTCTTCTGttgattgaaaaagaaagaaatggcgaGGCGGTTGATCGATGTTTGATTCAAagacttttaaatatgctttctgATTTGGAA CGACCTGATCTGAAGAAGCAAAAACATCCTTAA